The following coding sequences are from one Mytilus trossulus isolate FHL-02 chromosome 8, PNRI_Mtr1.1.1.hap1, whole genome shotgun sequence window:
- the LOC134681595 gene encoding EMILIN-1-A-like — protein sequence MVLRGILFLLFVITIMKYAKGQNSDNSSTVIPLLDTQNMPLVALFDTTKLNQVLKIAIQKEVEDTMNQMIQKEVEDIMNQMIPRIKQAVIADIGNEPGKEQERPAFTASLTSSKNLASSEVVIFDKVWLNMGAAYNQDTGVFTAPKTGLYSISTTVMSYYTTMLHCDLWKNNQKLVRAFGTKLSTGTLNVVVALKKSDTVYVKHAGGREQIYGNHRSTFSGYLITE from the exons ATGGTACTAAGAGGGATTTTGTTTCTACTTTTTGTAATTACGATTATGAAATACGCGAAAGGACAAAATAGTGACAACTCTTCAACTGTGATACCACTACTGGACACTCAAAATATGCCTTTAGTTGCTTTGTTTGATACCACGAAACTTAACCAGGTGTTGAAGATCGCTATTCAGAAGGAAGTAGAAGATACCATGAACCAGATGATTCAGAAGGAAGTAGAAGATATCATGAACCAGATGATTCCTCGGATAAAACAGGCTGTTATTGCTGACATTGGAAACG AACCTGGAAAAGAACAGGAAAGGCCAGCTTTTACAGCATCGCTTACATCATCTAAGAATCTTGCTAGTAGTGAAGTTGTGATATTTGACAAAGTATGGTTAAATATGGGTGCCGCTTACAATCAGGACACAGGCGTTTTTACTGCGCCGAAAACGGGACTCTACTCTATTTCAACAACGGTTATGTCTTATTATACCACCATGTTACACTGCGATTTGTGGAAGAATAATCAGAAACTGGTCAGAGCTTTCGGTACTAAATTATCGACTGGGACTCTGAATGTTGTGGTTGCATTAAAGAAGAGTGACACAGTTTATGTCAAACATGCTGGTGGTAGGGAACAGATTTATGGAAATCATAGGTCGACATTTTCTGGATACCTAATTACCGAATAA
- the LOC134728158 gene encoding complement C1q tumor necrosis factor-related protein 4-like, with the protein MVLRRILFLLSVITIMKYGKGQKSDNSSTEIPLLDNLNMPLVALFDTTKLNEVLKIAIQKTVEDTMNEMVPQIKQAVIKDIGNEPGRKRERPAFTASLTSSKSLASNEVVVFDKVWLNIGGVYSQDTGVFTAPKTGLYSISTTVMSYYAKYLHCFLWKNNERMVQAFGNNLSTGTLNVVMALKMNDKVFVKHAGGTEIIVGEHRSTFSGYLISK; encoded by the exons ATGGTACTAAGGAGGATTTTGTTTCTACTTTCTGTGATTACGATTATGAAGTACGGGAAAGGACAAAAAAGTGACAACTCTTCTACTGAGATACCACTACTGGACAATCTTAATATGCCTTTAGTTGCTCTGTTCGATACCACGAAACTTAACGAGGTGTTGAAGATCGCTATACAGAAGACAGTAGAAGATACCATGAACGAGATGGTTCCTCAGATAAAACAGGCTGTTATTAAAGACATAGGAAACG aaCCTGGACGAAAAAGGGAAAGGCCAGCCTTTACAGCATCGCTTACATCATCTAAGAGTCTTGCTAGTAATGAAGTTGTAGTATTTGACAAAGTATGGTTAAACATTGGTGGAGTCTACAGTCAGGACACTGGAGTTTTTACTGCGCCAAAAACGGGACTTTACTCTATTTCAACAACGGTTATGTCTTATTATGCCAAGTATTTGCACTGCTTTCTGTGGAAAAATAATGAGAGAATGGTCCAGGCCTTCGGTAATAATTTATCAACTGGGACTCTGAATGTTGTGATGGCATTGAAGATGAATGACAAAGTTTTTGTTAAACATGCCGGTGGTACGGAAATAATTGTTGGAGAACATAGGTCGACATTTTCTGGATACCTAATTAGCAAGTAA
- the LOC134728159 gene encoding complement C1q tumor necrosis factor-related protein 4-like, producing MVLRRILFQLLVITIMKYAKGQNSDNSSTEIPLLDNQNMPLVALFDTTKLNEVLGAAIKKTVEDTMNEMIPRIKQAVIVDIGYEPGRVKERPAFTASLTSTQNFGGNGVVIFDKVWLNMGRAYDHETGLFTAPKMGLYSISTTVMSNYNSYLHCDLWKNNEKLVRAFGNDLSTGTLNVVMALKMNDTVYVKHLYSDSEYIYGDQRSTFSGYLISE from the exons ATGGTACTAAGAAGGATTTTGTTTCAACTTTTAGTAATTACGATTATGAAATACGCGAAAGGACAAAATAGTGACAACTCTTCTACTGAGATACCACTACTGGACAATCAAAATATGCCTTTAGTTGCACTGTTCGATACCACAAAACTTAACGAGGTGTTGGGGGCCGCTATTAAGAAGACAGTAGAAGATACCATGAACGAGATGATTCCTCGGATAAAACAGGCTGTTATTGTCGACATTGGATACG aacCTGGACGAGTTAAGGAAAGGCCAGCTTTTACAGCATCACTTACATCCACCCAAAATTTCGGTGGTAACGGAGTTGTAATATTTGACAAAGTATGGTTAAACATGGGTAGAGCTTACGATCACGAGACTGGACTTTTTACTGCTCCTAAAATGGGACTCTACTCTATTTCAACAACGGTGATGTCTAACTATAACAGCTATTTACACTGCGATTTGTGGAAGAATAATGAGAAACTGGTCAGGGCTTTCGGTAATGATTTATCGACTGGAACTCTGAATGTTGTGATGGCATTGAAGATGAATGACACAGTTTATGTCAAACATTTATACAGTGATTCGGAATACATTTATGGAGATCAAAGGTCGACATTTTCTGGATACCTCATTTCCGAGTAA
- the LOC134681597 gene encoding complement C1q tumor necrosis factor-related protein 4-like, with translation MVLRGILLQFLVITIMKYAKGQNSDNSSTEIPLLDNLNMPLVALFDTTKLNEVLRAAIKKTVDIMNEIIPRIKQAVINDIGYEPGRENERPAFTASLTSHKYLAGYEVIIFDKVWLNMSGAYDNDTGVFTAPKTGLYSISTTVMSHHNSHLHCFLWKNNERMVLAFGNDFSTGTLNVVMVLKKSDTVYVKHAAGSERIFGDQRSTFSGYLITE, from the exons ATGGTACTAAGAGGGATTTTGCTTCAATTTTTAGTAATTACGATTATGAAATACGCGAAAGGACAAAATAGTGACAACTCTTCTACTGAGATACCACTACTGGACAATCTAAATATGCCTTTAGTTGCTCTGTTCGATACCACAAAACTTAACGAGGTGTTGAGGGCCGCTATTAAGAAGACAGTAGATATCATGAACGAGATTATTCCTCGGATAAAACAGGCTGTTATTAACGACATTGGATACG AACCTGGACGAGAAAATGAAAGGCCAGCTTTTACAGCATCGCTTACATCACATAAGTATCTTGCTGGATATGAAGTTATTATATTTGACAAAGTATGGTTAAACATGAGTGGAGCTTATGATAACGACACTGGAGTTTTTACTGCGCCCAAAACGGGACTCTACTCTATTTCAACAACGGTTATGTCTCATCATAACAGCCATTTACACTGCTTTCTGTGGAAAAATAATGAGAGAATGGTCCTGGCTTTCGGTAATGATTTTTCGACTGGGACTCTGAATGTTGTGATGGTATTAAAGAAGAGTGACACAGTTTATGTCAAACACGCCGCTGGTTCGGAAAGAATTTTTGGAGATCAAAGGTCGACATTTTCCGGATACCTAATTACCgagtaa